One genomic segment of Mytilus trossulus isolate FHL-02 chromosome 4, PNRI_Mtr1.1.1.hap1, whole genome shotgun sequence includes these proteins:
- the LOC134716805 gene encoding complement C1q-like protein 3 yields MKLTIMYSISVLTLVLCGEMIKGSCDVKLEGSLLKDLVEMLVKKDSDKGCALFNKKNIPAFSAVLTGTKSLSSNEIIKFDKVFTNKLNGYNPSTGIFTVPIAGVYQFSSVVMSDNGKYLIATLWHNNTRVSSVYIKGGAYQTGALSMILDVQKGDQVAVKVYKNYVVYSDSLNYSTFSGSLISQ; encoded by the exons cagcatCTCTGTTCTTACATTGGTTTTATGTGGAGAGATGATAAAGGGATCCTGTGATGTTAAACTag aGGGTTCCCTACTCAAGGATCTAGTTGAAATGCTGGTTAAGAAAGATTCAG ATAAAGGCTGTGCGTTGTTCAATAAGAAGAACATTCCTGCCTTTTCAGCTGTCTTAACAGGGACGAAGTCACTTTCATCAAATGAGATAATAAAATTCGACAAAGTTTTTACTAACAAACTAAATGGATACAACCCAAGCACTGGTATATTTACTGTACCTATTGCAGGAGTTTACCAATTTTCTTCAGTGGTGATGAGTGATAATGGAAAATACTTGATTGCAACTCTTTGGCACAATAATACCAGAGTATCCAGTGTGTATATAAAAGGTGGGGCTTATCAGACTGGGGCCCTCAGTATGATATTGGATGTACAGAAAGGGGATCAAGTAGCTGTAAAGGTTTATAAAAACTACGTTGTTTACAGCGATTCGCTGAATTACAGCACATTTTCGGGTAGTCTTATTTCTCAATAA